In a single window of the Micromonospora inositola genome:
- a CDS encoding acyl-CoA dehydrogenase family protein, which yields MTIVDSPERRQLRELTRAFVTREVLPHLADWERAGEVPRELHATAAKIGLLGVGFPESVGGSGGDLLDSIVVTEEIIRSGGSSGLVAALFTHGIALPHMVAAAGGRTGGLLRGRLGASPAQGDDDLVDRYVRPTLAGTMIGALAITEPDGGSDVAAIRTAARRDGDHYVVNGSKTYITSGIRADFVTTAVCTDFPGSGELTLLVVDKGTPGFTVGRRLEKLGWHCSDTAELSFVDVRVPVTNRIGEENTGFLAIMQHFAAERLSLATQAYATAQRCVELTVRWCRDRSTFGRTLASRQLVRHRLAEMHTRAETARAYVHQVAARVAAGEPVVTEVAMAKNVAVAACDHVVDAALQLHGGFGYLRDAEVERHYRDARILGIGGGTTEIMNEIIAKGMGL from the coding sequence ATGACCATCGTGGACAGCCCCGAGCGGCGGCAGCTCCGCGAGCTGACCCGGGCCTTCGTGACCCGGGAGGTGCTGCCGCACCTGGCCGACTGGGAGCGGGCCGGCGAGGTCCCCCGCGAGCTGCACGCCACCGCCGCGAAGATCGGTCTGCTCGGCGTCGGCTTTCCCGAGTCGGTGGGGGGCAGCGGCGGGGACCTGCTCGACTCGATCGTCGTCACCGAGGAGATCATCCGCTCCGGCGGATCGTCCGGGCTGGTCGCAGCGCTCTTCACGCACGGCATCGCGCTGCCGCACATGGTGGCCGCGGCTGGCGGCCGGACCGGCGGCTTGCTCCGTGGCCGGCTCGGGGCCAGCCCGGCCCAGGGCGACGACGACCTGGTCGACCGGTACGTCCGCCCCACCCTGGCCGGGACGATGATCGGCGCGCTGGCGATCACCGAGCCGGACGGCGGCTCGGACGTCGCCGCGATCCGCACCGCCGCCCGCCGGGACGGTGACCACTACGTGGTGAACGGGTCGAAGACCTACATCACCAGCGGGATTCGGGCCGACTTCGTGACCACCGCGGTCTGCACCGACTTCCCGGGCAGCGGCGAGCTCACCCTGCTGGTGGTCGACAAGGGCACGCCCGGCTTCACGGTGGGGCGCCGGCTGGAGAAGCTGGGCTGGCACTGCTCGGACACCGCCGAACTCTCCTTCGTCGACGTCCGGGTGCCGGTGACCAACCGGATCGGCGAGGAGAACACCGGCTTCCTCGCGATCATGCAGCACTTCGCCGCGGAGCGGCTCTCCCTCGCCACCCAGGCGTACGCGACCGCGCAGCGCTGCGTGGAGCTGACTGTGCGCTGGTGCCGGGACCGGTCCACGTTCGGCCGGACGCTGGCCAGCCGGCAGCTCGTCCGGCACCGGCTGGCCGAGATGCACACCCGCGCCGAGACCGCGCGGGCGTACGTGCACCAGGTGGCCGCCCGGGTGGCGGCCGGCGAGCCGGTGGTGACCGAGGTGGCGATGGCGAAGAACGTCGCGGTGGCCGCCTGCGACCACGTGGTCGACGCGGCGCTGCAACTGCACGGCGGCTTCGGCTACCTGCGCGACGCCGAGGTGGAACGGCACTACCGGGACGCCCGGATCCTCGGCATCGGCGGCGGCACCACCGAGATCATGAACGAGATCATCGCGAAGGGCATGGGGCTGTGA
- a CDS encoding TIGR03084 family metal-binding protein: protein MVDLTALLADLAAESDQLDALVAGLPPEGWARPTPAPGWTVAHQIAHLAWTDHVAGLAATDADAFYASVLSAPDPARLVDDGAESFLAPPAELLARWRDGRAALAAALAAVPTGEKVPWYGTRMSPASMVTARIMETWAHAEDVADALGVTRPATARLRHVAHLGFRTLGHGFAAHGRPVPTAPVRVELTAPASARSELASPAVASEDGSDGDTWAFGPAEAADRVTGPALDFCLLVTQRRHRADLTLVATGPTADAWLDVAQAFAGPPGAGREPATAPDTTAGATA from the coding sequence ATGGTCGACCTGACCGCACTGCTCGCGGATCTCGCCGCCGAGTCCGACCAGCTCGACGCCCTCGTCGCCGGGCTGCCACCGGAGGGCTGGGCCCGGCCGACACCCGCCCCCGGGTGGACGGTCGCCCACCAGATCGCCCACCTGGCCTGGACCGACCACGTGGCCGGGCTCGCCGCCACCGACGCCGATGCCTTCTACGCCTCGGTCCTCTCGGCGCCCGACCCGGCCCGGCTGGTCGACGACGGGGCCGAATCCTTCCTCGCCCCGCCGGCCGAGCTGCTGGCCCGCTGGCGGGACGGCCGGGCCGCGCTCGCGGCGGCCCTCGCCGCCGTCCCGACCGGCGAGAAGGTCCCCTGGTACGGGACCCGGATGTCACCCGCCTCGATGGTCACCGCCCGGATCATGGAGACCTGGGCGCACGCCGAGGACGTCGCCGACGCGCTCGGCGTCACCCGCCCGGCCACCGCCCGGCTGCGGCACGTCGCGCACCTCGGCTTCCGTACCCTCGGGCACGGCTTCGCCGCCCACGGCCGGCCGGTGCCGACGGCGCCGGTGCGGGTCGAGCTGACCGCACCGGCGAGCGCGAGGAGTGAGCTCGCGAGCCCCGCAGTCGCGAGCGAAGACGGCTCCGACGGGGACACCTGGGCCTTCGGGCCGGCGGAGGCGGCCGACCGGGTGACCGGTCCGGCGCTCGACTTCTGCCTGCTGGTCACCCAGCGGCGGCACCGCGCCGACCTGACCCTGGTCGCCACCGGCCCGACCGCCGACGCATGGCTGGACGTCGCCCAGGCGTTCGCCGGTCCACCCGGGGCCGGCCGCGAGCCGGCGACCGCACCGGACACCACCGCCGGGGCGACGGCATGA
- a CDS encoding acyclic terpene utilization AtuA family protein, which yields MTGVLRIGNASGFYGDRFAAWQEMLDGGELDVLTGDYLAELTMLILGRDRLRDPELGYARTFLRQLEGCLGTALDRGVRIVTNAGGLNPVGLAAAIGSLADRLGLPARIGYVEGDALHRPDALTANAYLGAFGIAACLDAGADVVVTGRVTDASLAVGPAIARFGWGRDDLDALAGATVAGHLIECGAQVTGGNFSFFTELPDGGHRPGFPIAELHPDGSSVLTKHPGTGGAVTVETVTAQLLYEVDGPAYLGPDVVTRLDTVTLTGDGPDRVRVSGVRGTPPPDTLKVGVNNLGGFRNSMTFVLCGLDIPAKAALVRGQVEEAVGKDGLEFTLARTDHPDATDTEAASALLHVHLRDGDKARAGRAFSAAAVELALASYPGCTLTTLPGDATPYGVFTADFVPQDAVAHVAVLPGGERVPIAPPIRTAVAVGEPPAAPVRTSPVDGPTRRGPLGELVGARSGDKGGDANLGVWARTDATWAWLRGWLTVNRLAELLPETAPLTVERYELPNLRAVNFVLRGLLGHGVAASTRFDPQAKALGELLRSRVVELPADLATGPARKAAAA from the coding sequence ATGACCGGCGTGCTGCGGATCGGCAACGCCTCCGGCTTCTACGGCGACCGGTTCGCCGCCTGGCAGGAGATGCTCGACGGCGGCGAGCTGGACGTGCTGACCGGGGACTACCTGGCCGAGCTGACCATGCTGATCCTCGGCCGGGACCGGCTGCGCGACCCCGAACTCGGATACGCGAGGACCTTCCTCCGCCAGCTCGAAGGCTGCCTCGGCACCGCGCTCGACCGGGGCGTACGGATCGTGACCAACGCCGGCGGCCTCAACCCGGTCGGCCTGGCCGCCGCGATCGGCTCGCTCGCCGACCGGCTCGGCCTCCCCGCGCGGATCGGGTACGTCGAGGGCGACGCCCTGCACCGCCCGGACGCGCTCACCGCCAACGCCTACCTCGGTGCGTTCGGCATCGCCGCCTGCCTGGACGCCGGGGCGGACGTGGTGGTCACCGGCCGGGTCACCGACGCCTCGCTGGCGGTCGGGCCGGCGATCGCCCGCTTCGGCTGGGGCCGCGACGACCTCGACGCGCTGGCCGGGGCGACCGTGGCCGGGCACCTGATCGAGTGCGGGGCGCAGGTCACCGGCGGCAACTTCAGCTTCTTCACCGAGCTTCCCGACGGCGGGCACCGGCCCGGCTTCCCGATCGCGGAGCTGCACCCCGACGGCTCCTCGGTGCTCACCAAGCATCCCGGCACCGGCGGCGCGGTCACCGTGGAGACCGTCACCGCCCAGCTGCTGTACGAGGTCGACGGCCCGGCGTACCTGGGGCCGGACGTGGTGACCCGGCTCGACACGGTCACCCTGACCGGCGACGGGCCCGACCGGGTGCGCGTCTCCGGCGTCCGGGGCACCCCGCCGCCGGACACCCTCAAGGTTGGCGTCAACAACCTGGGCGGCTTCCGCAACTCGATGACGTTCGTGCTCTGTGGACTGGACATCCCGGCCAAGGCGGCGCTGGTCCGGGGGCAGGTCGAGGAGGCGGTCGGCAAGGATGGGCTGGAGTTCACCCTGGCCCGCACCGACCACCCGGACGCCACCGACACCGAGGCGGCGAGCGCGCTGCTGCACGTACACCTGCGCGACGGGGACAAGGCACGGGCCGGGCGGGCCTTCTCCGCGGCCGCGGTGGAACTGGCGCTGGCCTCCTACCCGGGCTGCACGCTGACCACCCTGCCCGGCGACGCCACCCCTTACGGGGTCTTCACCGCGGACTTCGTGCCGCAGGACGCGGTCGCCCACGTCGCCGTGCTGCCCGGCGGCGAACGGGTGCCGATCGCCCCGCCGATCCGGACGGCCGTAGCCGTCGGGGAACCTCCGGCCGCCCCCGTGCGGACGTCGCCCGTCGACGGGCCGACCCGACGGGGCCCGCTCGGCGAGCTGGTCGGGGCGCGGTCCGGGGACAAGGGCGGCGACGCGAACCTGGGCGTCTGGGCGCGCACCGACGCGACCTGGGCCTGGCTGCGCGGCTGGCTCACCGTCAACCGGCTGGCCGAGCTGCTGCCGGAGACCGCCCCGCTGACCGTCGAACGGTACGAGCTGCCGAACCTGCGGGCGGTCAACTTCGTACTCCGGGGGCTGCTCGGGCACGGGGTGGCCGCCTCCACCCGCTTCGACCCGCAGGCCAAGGCGCTCGGCGAGCTGCTCCGCTCCCGCGTCGTCGAGCTGCCGGCGGACCTCGCCACCGGCCCGGCCCGGAAGGCGGCGGCGGCATGA
- a CDS encoding acyl-CoA carboxylase subunit beta: MTTLDSAIDPSAPAFAANREALLERLAELDATLDQARAGGGDKYVTRHHRRGKLLPRERIELLLDPDSPFLELSPVAAYGTDFPVGASVVTGIGVVEGVECLVVANDPTVRGGAVNPWSLAKTRRAGEIALANRLPMINLVESAGADLPTQAEIFIPGGRVFRDLTRLSAAKIPTVSVVFGNATAGGAYVPGMSDFTIMIRDRSQVYLAGPPLVKMATGEVTDDESLGGAAMHATKSGLADFLASDERDGIRLARQCVRRLNWRKQGPPPRSAFPQPPKCDPEELLGIASADLKVPFDPREVLARLLDGSDFDEFKPGYGAALVTGWGELHGWPVGVLANARGVLFSEEAQKAAQFIQLANAADTPLIFLQNTTGYMVGTEYEQRGIIKHGAQMINAVSNSTVPHLTVNLGASYGAGNYGMCGRAYEPRFLFTWPNAKSAVMGPAQLAGVLSIVARQAAAARGRDYDEDSDAAMRMMVEQQIESQSGALFLSGRLYDDGVIDPRDTRTVLGLCLSAIHNGPVKGADGFGVFRM; this comes from the coding sequence GTGACCACACTGGACAGCGCGATCGACCCGTCCGCGCCGGCCTTCGCGGCCAACCGGGAGGCCCTGCTGGAACGTCTCGCCGAGCTGGACGCCACGCTCGACCAGGCCCGCGCGGGTGGCGGCGACAAGTACGTCACCCGGCACCACCGGCGCGGCAAGCTGCTCCCCCGGGAGCGGATCGAGCTGCTGCTCGACCCGGACAGCCCGTTCCTGGAACTCTCCCCGGTGGCCGCGTACGGGACCGACTTCCCGGTCGGGGCCAGCGTGGTCACCGGGATCGGGGTGGTCGAGGGGGTGGAGTGCCTGGTCGTCGCCAACGACCCGACGGTACGCGGCGGCGCGGTCAACCCGTGGTCCCTCGCCAAGACCCGGCGGGCCGGCGAGATCGCCCTCGCCAACCGGCTGCCGATGATCAACCTGGTCGAGTCGGCCGGGGCGGACCTGCCCACCCAGGCGGAGATCTTCATCCCGGGCGGCCGGGTGTTCCGCGACCTGACCCGGCTCTCCGCGGCGAAGATCCCCACGGTCAGCGTGGTCTTCGGCAACGCCACCGCGGGCGGCGCGTACGTGCCGGGGATGTCCGACTTCACCATCATGATCCGGGACCGGTCCCAGGTCTACCTGGCCGGGCCGCCGCTGGTGAAGATGGCCACCGGCGAGGTCACCGACGACGAATCCCTGGGCGGCGCGGCCATGCACGCCACGAAGTCCGGCCTGGCGGACTTCCTCGCCTCCGACGAGCGGGACGGCATCCGGCTGGCCCGGCAGTGCGTACGCCGGCTCAACTGGCGCAAACAGGGCCCGCCGCCCCGCAGCGCGTTCCCCCAGCCCCCCAAGTGCGACCCGGAGGAGCTGCTCGGCATCGCCAGCGCCGACCTGAAGGTGCCGTTCGACCCGCGTGAGGTCCTCGCGCGGCTGCTGGACGGCAGCGACTTCGACGAGTTCAAGCCCGGCTACGGCGCCGCGCTGGTCACCGGCTGGGGCGAGCTGCACGGGTGGCCGGTCGGCGTGCTGGCCAATGCCCGGGGCGTGCTGTTCAGCGAGGAGGCGCAGAAGGCCGCCCAGTTCATCCAGCTCGCCAACGCCGCCGACACCCCGCTGATCTTCCTGCAGAACACCACCGGCTACATGGTCGGCACCGAGTACGAGCAGCGCGGCATCATCAAGCACGGCGCCCAGATGATCAACGCGGTGTCGAACTCGACCGTGCCGCACCTGACGGTGAACCTGGGCGCCTCATACGGCGCCGGCAACTACGGCATGTGCGGCCGGGCGTACGAGCCGAGGTTCCTGTTCACCTGGCCGAACGCCAAGTCGGCGGTGATGGGCCCGGCGCAGCTCGCCGGGGTGCTGTCGATCGTCGCCCGGCAGGCCGCCGCGGCCCGGGGCCGTGACTACGACGAGGACTCCGACGCCGCGATGCGGATGATGGTCGAGCAGCAGATCGAGTCCCAGTCCGGGGCGCTCTTCCTCTCCGGCCGGCTCTACGACGACGGGGTGATCGACCCCCGGGACACCCGTACCGTCCTCGGGCTCTGCCTGTCGGCGATCCACAACGGACCGGTGAAGGGCGCCGACGGCTTCGGCGTCTTCCGGATGTGA
- a CDS encoding ATP-binding protein, producing the protein MIQRLLVANRGEIARRVFATCRTLGITTIAVHSDADADAPFVAEADLAVHLPGNTPAETYLDVVQILRAARRSGADAVHPGYGFLAENAEFATAVADAGLTWVGPSAKAIAAMGDKMAAKALLADTGVPMLPTWTDANEITDFPVLVKASAGGGGRGMRIVRDAAALAAAVASARREAAAAFGDGTVFIERYVERGRHVEVQIFGDMHGTVLALGERDCSIQRRHQKIIEEAPAVVDPELRQRLHAAAVAAGRAVDYVGAGTVEFLLAPTGEFFFLEMNTRLQVEHPVTEAVTGLDLVRLQLLVAEGEPLPLPATPPADGHAIEVRLCAEDPAQGFRPATGTLHRFAVPGVAGEFAPTKGLRLDSGVVDGSTVSVHYDSMLAKLVAWAPTRTEAARALAGALARAELHGVATNRDLLVRVLRSREFGAAEVDTGFLDRHPEVFAPLLPADLLPVAALAAALASAAGRRASALVLAGLPSGWRNVPAFPQVARYACGDGTEVEVRYRLNRNGGLAEWSTDPAGDLSARLVEATPDRVVLTVLESRWKFRVRRVGSTVFVDGPAGATSLAELPRFPQPTAELAAGSLVAPLPGAVTRVHVEVGQRVTAGELLLTLEAMKLEHPVLAPTDGVVAELPVPAGGQVDTGTVLAVVNPEEAPQ; encoded by the coding sequence ATGATTCAGAGACTGCTGGTTGCCAACCGGGGCGAGATCGCCCGTCGGGTCTTCGCCACCTGCCGCACGCTCGGGATCACGACGATCGCCGTGCACTCCGACGCGGACGCCGACGCGCCGTTCGTCGCCGAGGCCGACCTGGCCGTCCACCTGCCGGGGAACACGCCGGCCGAGACCTACCTGGACGTCGTGCAGATCCTGCGCGCGGCCCGCCGGTCCGGCGCGGACGCCGTCCACCCGGGCTACGGCTTCCTCGCCGAGAACGCCGAGTTCGCCACTGCGGTGGCCGACGCCGGGCTGACCTGGGTCGGGCCGTCGGCCAAGGCGATCGCCGCGATGGGCGACAAGATGGCGGCGAAGGCGCTGCTCGCCGACACGGGCGTGCCGATGCTGCCGACCTGGACCGACGCGAACGAGATCACCGACTTCCCGGTGCTGGTCAAGGCGTCCGCCGGGGGCGGCGGGCGCGGGATGCGCATCGTCCGCGACGCTGCCGCCCTCGCCGCGGCCGTCGCCTCCGCGCGCCGCGAGGCGGCCGCCGCGTTCGGCGACGGCACGGTCTTCATCGAGCGGTACGTCGAGCGCGGCCGGCACGTCGAGGTGCAGATCTTCGGCGACATGCACGGCACGGTGCTCGCCCTGGGCGAGCGGGACTGCTCGATCCAGCGCCGACACCAGAAGATCATCGAGGAGGCCCCGGCGGTCGTCGACCCGGAGCTGCGCCAGCGGCTGCACGCGGCGGCGGTGGCCGCTGGCCGGGCGGTCGACTACGTCGGCGCGGGGACGGTCGAGTTCCTGCTCGCCCCGACCGGGGAGTTCTTCTTCCTGGAGATGAACACCCGCCTCCAGGTGGAGCACCCGGTCACCGAGGCGGTGACCGGGCTGGACCTGGTGCGGCTGCAACTGCTGGTCGCCGAGGGCGAGCCGCTGCCGCTGCCGGCGACCCCGCCGGCCGACGGCCACGCGATCGAGGTACGCCTCTGCGCCGAGGATCCGGCCCAGGGTTTCCGCCCCGCCACCGGCACCCTGCACCGCTTCGCCGTCCCCGGCGTTGCCGGCGAGTTCGCCCCGACGAAGGGGCTGCGCTTGGACTCCGGCGTGGTGGACGGCTCGACGGTGAGCGTGCACTACGACTCGATGCTCGCGAAGCTGGTCGCCTGGGCGCCCACCCGCACCGAGGCGGCCCGGGCCTTGGCCGGCGCGCTGGCCCGGGCCGAGCTGCACGGCGTCGCCACCAACCGGGACCTGCTGGTCCGAGTGCTGCGCAGCCGGGAGTTCGGCGCGGCCGAGGTGGACACCGGCTTCCTGGACCGGCACCCGGAGGTCTTCGCCCCGCTGCTGCCGGCCGACCTGCTGCCGGTCGCGGCGCTCGCCGCCGCACTGGCGTCGGCCGCCGGGCGGCGGGCGAGCGCCCTGGTGCTGGCCGGACTGCCGTCGGGCTGGCGCAACGTGCCGGCGTTCCCGCAGGTGGCCCGCTACGCCTGCGGGGACGGGACGGAGGTCGAGGTCCGCTACCGGCTGAACCGGAACGGCGGCCTGGCCGAGTGGTCGACGGACCCGGCCGGTGACCTGTCCGCCCGCCTCGTCGAGGCCACCCCCGACCGGGTCGTGCTCACCGTGCTGGAGTCGCGCTGGAAGTTCCGCGTACGCCGGGTGGGGTCGACGGTCTTCGTGGACGGCCCGGCGGGGGCGACGAGCCTGGCCGAGCTGCCGCGTTTCCCGCAACCCACCGCGGAGTTGGCCGCCGGGTCGCTGGTCGCACCGCTGCCCGGCGCGGTGACCCGGGTGCACGTCGAGGTCGGCCAGCGGGTCACCGCCGGTGAGCTGCTGTTGACCCTGGAAGCGATGAAGCTCGAACACCCCGTGCTCGCCCCGACCGACGGTGTGGTGGCCGAGCTGCCGGTGCCGGCCGGCGGCCAGGTCGACACGGGCACCGTGCTGGCCGTGGTCAATCCCGAGGAGGCCCCGCAGTGA
- a CDS encoding TetR/AcrR family transcriptional regulator, which translates to MPATSTRVPQQQRSRATRARLLEATVECLVEHGWSGTTTTVVAARAGVSRGAQLHHYPTKAALVTAAVAHLAERRAAELRTEADGLPAGPQRLDRVIDLLGAAFTGPLFVAALELWVAARTDAELRAALVPLETRLGREMHRLTVELLGVDERRPGVREAVQATLDLLRGLGVANLLSDDSPRRTALLHTWKRQLATLLTPNVGPPRTEAPATGGPGRERP; encoded by the coding sequence GTGCCCGCCACATCGACCCGCGTCCCTCAACAGCAGCGCAGCCGCGCCACCCGGGCCCGGCTGCTGGAGGCGACCGTCGAATGCCTGGTCGAGCACGGCTGGTCCGGCACCACGACCACCGTGGTCGCGGCCCGGGCCGGCGTCTCCCGCGGCGCCCAGCTGCACCACTACCCCACGAAGGCCGCCCTGGTCACCGCCGCGGTGGCCCACCTCGCCGAGCGGCGGGCGGCGGAGCTGCGCACCGAGGCGGACGGCCTGCCCGCCGGCCCGCAGCGGCTGGACCGGGTGATCGACCTGCTCGGCGCGGCCTTCACCGGGCCGCTCTTCGTCGCCGCCCTCGAACTCTGGGTGGCCGCCCGCACCGACGCCGAACTCCGCGCCGCCCTGGTGCCGCTGGAGACCCGGCTGGGCCGGGAGATGCACCGGCTCACCGTCGAACTGCTCGGGGTGGACGAGCGCCGTCCCGGCGTCCGCGAAGCGGTGCAGGCCACCCTCGACCTGCTCCGCGGGCTCGGCGTGGCCAACCTGCTCAGCGACGACTCGCCCCGCCGCACCGCCCTGCTGCACACCTGGAAACGCCAGCTCGCCACCCTGCTCACCCCGAACGTCGGCCCGCCGCGCACGGAAGCGCCGGCGACCGGAGGCCCGGGACGCGAGCGGCCCTGA